Proteins encoded together in one Eublepharis macularius isolate TG4126 chromosome 2, MPM_Emac_v1.0, whole genome shotgun sequence window:
- the ZDBF2 gene encoding DBF4-type zinc finger-containing protein 2 produces MFDWNKHTDGASAASGKGAERKVNEDSLRQQLSSSLSVQEPELAVPGPSAAQSRQGYCSCCHLHYSNLEQHVYSSQHRLFASYCRNRLGTASLMERFLQDVLQHHPSRYHDNRPTYDDMPLPSPLLVPRDESVLSVEALEKEKTTSRGEAPSTECGFTAESGCLVSQRSREEPKETYAPVTSIQKPDRGQEHSLETSQHTTGILSNTTPPCQPEGAQTGRSRQKAPFIAVTLLSRSLPISHFPPTPPVTAKNVRSLTMPDFVSNSRYEQPKHGLCSQDRLPNSNSSPLLWSAQSRTASHESPVGSQGNSLSSGQFILKQDVSQPQDETLISDFCLRDTRNPAGKSCSLNFGAAPQLAGKKESKMSGRDETSVDEIIEEVILKYCYEALPKELPCEDEGKNSSINILSLLDHSSLHDSDMSFDCDAAIQSGAAPPKSALDNLELLKDVHVSLQDESYGTQLSCILQNSSVQQAAEVEENASSKEPVLPALPHVPPSFVGKTWSQIMYEDDMKIEALVRDFREGRFRCHFDTESLANCTKRRGKKKRWKDGRRSDMNMANKAEAETAQGLPDVTGILTAGSELGNSSVISEAREIPEIRKPQKRTWRLASRCQVVKVSHGTQTSLVHCPVVKQRIVRKGQNPPDQKANLVWSENEKTPNMKTRLCALKLPESYTKIMSPLQPQTVVYVLSCPEMKQFKSKAVDAPQRRRSRQSTDSKEYVKYKYKQCSMKYYDPLTNRVLKTLPRSIAGEKAKKPPHVRQLFRSLSLDANRKKQAAGQHGCLLHKPFRSVDFHSSSASFMPDPVKENDGNSGHRTDGSSISTEKSECLVCNNSEKSYKHLVLSPLNAHQSQQEDDFKVTPLNRKEVNSSLKSLVSDYLERGSPKTKWQRKKSNSREPGLSQKTLGPVFGRHSLVRRSSRKQAPRTTAQPSDGRRKISSCTLKSSALPVSRYQTKETTVGKHLKKEKPDAKKLKVMRKPQRVFLNTTAVMGVPEKRQRATKRTSLKIKKWEVNGDKGLLCAVK; encoded by the exons catgtaTACAGTTCCCAGCATAGACTCTTTGCCTCTTACTGTAGGAATCGCTTGGGTACAGCTAGTCTGATGGAACGTTTTCTGCAGGATGTTCTCCAGCATCATCCCTCTAGATACCACGATAACAG ACCAACCTATGATGACATGCCGCTCCCCAGCCCCTTGCTTGTTCCCAGGGATGAATCTGTTCTCTCCGTGGAAGCCTTGGAGAAAGAGAAAACGACAAGCAGGGGGGAAGCACCCAGCACTGAGTGTGGCTTCACTGCTGAGTCAGGCTGCCTTGTTTCCCAGAGATCACGGGAGGAACCGAAGGAGACTTATGCGCCAGTGACGTCTATTCAAAAGCCGGACAGGGGACAAGAGCACAGTCTGGAAACTTCACAGCACACTACAGGCATTCTCAGTAATACAACCCCCCCTTGTCAGCCAGAAGGTGCTCAGACTGGACGTAGTCGCCAGAAAGCCCCATTTATAGCTGTGACCCTCTTGTCCCGTTCATTACCCATCAGCCACTTCCCACCCACTCCTCCTGTAACTGCAAAAAATGTTAGAAGCTTAACCATGCCAGATTTCGTTTCAAATAGCAGGTATGAGCAACCTAAGCACGGCCTATGCAGTCAAGACAGATTGCCGAATTCGAACTCTAGTCCGCTTTTGTGGTCTGCCCAGTCAAGAACAGCTTCACACGAGAGTCCCGTCGGTAGCCAAGGCAACTCTTTAAGCTCAGGTCAGTTTATTTTGAAACAAGACGTCTCGCAGCCTCAGGATGAAACTCTGATCTCTGATTTCTGCCTCAGGGACACTCGCAACCCTGCGGGTAAAAGCTGCTCTTTGAATTTCGGAGCCGCTCCTCAGttagcaggaaaaaaagaaagcaagatgAGCGGAAGGGATGAAACTTCCGTAGACGAAATCATTGAAGAAGTCATTTTGAAATATTGCTACGAAGCTCTCCCCAAAGAGCTGCCCTGCGAAGATGAAGGGAAGAATTCCAGCATAAATATTCTGTCTCTTCTGGACCACAGTAGCCTGCATGACTCGGACATGAGCTTTGATTGCGATGCAGCCATCCAGTCCGGAGCAGCCCCACCCAAATCAGCACTTGACAATCTGGAGCTTCTTAAGGATGTTCACGTCAGTTTGCAGGATGAGAGTTACGGCACACAGCTCAGCTGCATTCTCCAGAACAGCTCAGTACAGCAAGCAGCGGAAGTGGAAGAGAATGCGTCGAGTAAGGAGCCAGTTCTTCCAGCTCTCCCCCATGTGCCTCCTTCCTTCGTAGGAAAGACGTGGTCTCAGATCATGTATGAAGATGACATGAAAATTGAAGCCCTCGTACGGGATTTCAGGGAAGGTCGCTTCCGGTGTCACTTTGATACTGAATCCTTGGCTAACTGTACAAAgaggagaggaaaaaagaaaaggtggaaagatggaaggaggagTGACATGAACATGGCGAACAAAGCAGAAGCCGAAACAGCTCAAGGGCTGCCAGATGTTACTGGGATCTTAACTGCTGGCTCTGAGCTCGGCAACTCCTCTGTCATTTCAGAAGCACGCGAAATTCCAGAAATAAGGAAGCCTCAAAAAAGAACTTGGCGCCTTGCCTCAAGATGCCAGGTGGTCAAGGTTAGTCACGGCACCCAAACCAGCTTGGTACACTGTCCAGTGGTGAAACAAAGAATTGTTAGAAAGGGGCAGAATCCGCCAGATCAGAAAGCGAACCTTGTTTGGTCAGAGAATGAGAAGACTCCAAACATGAAAACTAGACTGTGTGCTCTCAAGCTTCCTGAGTCTTACACCAAAATTATGAGTCCTCTGCAGCCCCAAACTGTAGTTTATGTTCTTTCTTGCCCAGAGATGAAACAGTTCAAGAGCAAAGCTGTTGACGCCCCGCAAAGGAGGAGAAGTCGCCAATCTACGGATAGTAAGGAATATGTAAAGTACAAGTACAAACAATGTTCTATGAAATATTACGACCCATTGACGAATAGAgttttaaaaacactccccagAAGCATCGCCGGGGAAAAGGCAAAGAAGCCTCCGCATGTCCGGCAGCTATTCAGGAGTCTCAGCCTTGATGCGAACAGGAAGAAGCAAGCTGCCGGGCAGCACGGGTGTCTTCTGCACAAGCCCTTCAGATCAGTAGATTTCCACAGTTCATCCGCGTCTTTCATGCCAGATCCTGTTAAGGAGAACGATGGGAATTCAGGTCACAGGACAGACGGGTCTTCCATTTCCACAGAAAAATCTGAGTGTTTGGTATGTAATAATTCAGAGAAATCCTATAAGCACTTAGTACTTTCACCATTGAACGCTCACCAATCACAGCAGGAAGATGACTTTAAGGTAACTCCATTAAATAGAAAGGAAGTCAACTCATCCTTGAAGTCACTTGTGTCTGACTATTTGGAAAGAGGCAGTCCAAAgacaaaatggcagaggaaaaaaagCAATAGTCGAGAACCAGGGCTTTCCCAAAAAACGTTAGGACCAGTTTTTGGGAGGCATAGTCTTGTAAGAAGAAGCAGTAGGAAACAGGCACCCAGGACTACAGCCCAACCAAGCGATGGGAGAAGAAAGATTTCTTCTTGCACTCTGAAATCCTCTGCTTTGCCCGTTTCCAGgtaccaaacaaaggaaactacTGTAGGAAAGCACCTTAAGAAAGAAAAACCTGATGCTAAAAAGCTAAAGGTGATGAGGAAGCCCCAAAGGGTGTTTCTGAACACTACAGCCGTCATGGGTGTTCCTGAAAAGAGGCAGAGGGCCACTAAAAGGACgtctttgaaaataaaaaaatgggaGGTGAACGGAGACAAGGGTCTCCTTTGCGCTGTGAAATGA